One window from the genome of Aeromonas sp. FDAARGOS 1405 encodes:
- the dptH gene encoding DNA phosphorothioation-dependent restriction protein DptH, whose translation MSARPFEHFLAERFIEWVSADIEPGSRYQFKSPSAENGLVLYQSLVTFAATNTLATADGIDLPYIECNGVRVLPVLHGEAPGFTENYISRLRDLVAGRSAEFEKAALLIIHNSMLDTLINSALDLGAPGAIWHPDSLSQQLGALIDVGSSNKELSACLLEEQLALITEEGATVFGFAPLFSALDQDGVLEFDELQLFNDPVILSWSGKKAQISKRLQANRKLRREIEDAVEHYDLDQLESVLKEFSAKFIRQHFQDESWRDLEFEAYLKEIEANKAQKLLLEEVAVDSGSLQQRAKSQSKAGQRDLSLLIQLPPGEKILNLSFTFIGNDLDESQFKLMHNGPLKNAVTYSVSRVGGKRCWATVTLPVTGEPTFFSLELKRDNRSEEYKFRCLVVEQGDFYFDELLHCFRVDAGKKWLTLLLEENKFKVNPEQNAIMHLADDEGEVDCSACGWVNFDALAEQSEQIQFEMVNGERRLPINIEGPAADESICVPLLFDRDRFSKLLRDDRNAEYLRAKGKIIFDNSESGVAGIRQQLLNLEARMVDERALYIGLTAEPMPLAAISARFPDLHGAYAALFDYLQHKKTLPSLVAWGDSYCALVQRVLDAYEAALSEIPTNAVLALEHKQLMRIGLCRQDEWQRLSPLHPLVLAYHLQLVAEIKADRDEDGVSSFAELPEVTRERLVASGLLPFVYDNDSGYAHLLPVRENSFWLDVVPQKQESYSYIKRLVRDKLAEFTQAYSRLFSAGAKSTLIVNAINQASAAELFLGLIEHFKLHKEQAIAIHVNFYDERLQFNDFDRFAETAAYDELKAWLGLNTTALRAEADMLIDLIRSRLTYSKFTLPNEREQFAYAHLAFFRNQEPVECHPINTDEALSGVLCDGLIAGEAAETKGAAYFTAFGLRGVPYQGVQSLRVARLLGNLWQPASQSNAQYLATSLGLAVSADFKALLTRSYDSALWTTIIDPKVTLDFFTSQQDVVLIHYSDQYTSAAGYDAITVTKQVDLFKRLLQKEGHGQGETLLSEFNAFNGEWLLKMLTANDKERKEKNGIIGAYKFVSALLRQSDICWVPLSVAEMIRVSGNVGLKMSDSEFSRQVHGYRKGAISDDVLFVGFKGKQLYLLPLEVKTGVRPDFAYAGQQALELKRYLMEEVLGPNTLAARLYRGLFIRQVLMQVDKLCLYQVMQPAQLAPLLTEREWWLKGEYTLASVPDYPEGFVVAHIENDSFFVPHYQMTERGVLQVELPYALLGSLIQACSAPALDELVTLCHVDKQYLLGPREEVAKPESGSQPQPTEGGNQAVDMAPLAPATDTQNTDPVTPVAVETGLTGEPTEHMRILFGHEALRHTPLYWEPTNTARFMNTNTGIIGTMGTGKTQFTKSLITQLMRQQDNNVEGARIGLLIFDYKSDYVDDAFSEANQSKRLRLYRLPYNPLSLYGEMPMLPVHTATGFAETLAKAFGLGPKQQLRLRKLILDAYELAGISRADASTWSRPAPTLAQVWDLYLEQEKVEEDSLYAALDSLVTYEIFETMPDKVSSLYELLDGVTVIELAGYSPQIQNLVVALTLDLFYSQMQKRGKPQVKGDYRQITKMILVDEADNFMSQDFPSLRKILKEGREYGVGVILSTQDLNHFKTGENNYGSYILTWVVHRVAEIKNADIKAIFNKDDKTEQEQLMETIRKLDKHFSLYIDGDKKVSMMRDRAFWEIINN comes from the coding sequence ATGTCCGCAAGACCCTTTGAGCATTTTCTGGCCGAACGTTTTATCGAGTGGGTCAGTGCCGACATTGAGCCGGGTTCACGTTACCAGTTCAAATCCCCCAGCGCTGAAAACGGCCTGGTGCTGTATCAGTCACTGGTGACCTTTGCTGCCACAAATACTCTGGCTACGGCCGATGGCATTGACTTGCCATATATAGAGTGCAATGGCGTGCGGGTTTTACCTGTATTGCATGGTGAGGCTCCGGGATTTACCGAAAACTACATTTCCCGTTTGCGTGATCTGGTCGCAGGGCGCAGTGCAGAATTTGAAAAAGCAGCCCTGCTCATTATCCACAACAGCATGTTGGATACCCTGATCAACAGTGCGCTTGATTTGGGGGCGCCCGGTGCTATCTGGCATCCGGATAGTCTCTCGCAGCAGCTTGGCGCACTGATAGATGTTGGCAGCAGTAACAAGGAGCTGTCAGCCTGCCTGCTTGAAGAGCAACTGGCCCTCATCACCGAAGAGGGGGCGACTGTATTTGGTTTTGCTCCTCTGTTTAGTGCACTTGATCAAGATGGTGTTCTGGAATTTGATGAGCTCCAGCTATTCAATGACCCGGTCATTTTGAGCTGGAGTGGCAAGAAGGCTCAGATCAGCAAGCGGCTCCAAGCAAACCGCAAGCTGCGACGCGAGATTGAAGATGCGGTTGAGCATTATGATCTCGATCAGCTCGAGAGTGTCCTGAAAGAGTTCAGCGCCAAGTTTATCCGCCAGCATTTCCAGGATGAGAGCTGGCGTGATCTGGAATTCGAGGCCTACCTCAAAGAGATTGAAGCCAACAAAGCGCAAAAGTTGCTATTGGAAGAGGTGGCCGTTGACAGTGGCTCACTGCAACAAAGAGCCAAAAGCCAGAGCAAGGCGGGACAACGCGACCTGAGCCTGCTGATCCAGCTCCCGCCGGGGGAGAAAATCCTCAACCTCTCTTTTACCTTCATCGGTAATGATCTGGACGAGAGCCAGTTCAAACTGATGCACAATGGGCCGCTCAAAAATGCGGTCACTTATTCTGTCAGCCGTGTCGGTGGTAAACGCTGCTGGGCGACGGTGACCTTGCCCGTCACAGGAGAACCCACCTTTTTTAGCCTTGAGCTCAAACGCGATAACCGCTCCGAAGAGTACAAGTTCCGCTGTCTGGTGGTAGAGCAGGGAGATTTCTATTTCGATGAGTTGTTGCACTGCTTCCGAGTAGATGCGGGCAAGAAGTGGCTGACCCTGCTGCTGGAAGAGAACAAGTTCAAGGTCAACCCAGAGCAAAACGCCATCATGCATCTGGCTGATGATGAGGGTGAAGTGGACTGCAGCGCCTGTGGCTGGGTGAACTTTGATGCGCTGGCCGAGCAGAGCGAACAGATCCAGTTTGAGATGGTCAATGGCGAGCGTCGCTTGCCCATCAATATTGAAGGCCCGGCCGCCGATGAGAGCATCTGCGTTCCGCTGCTGTTTGACCGGGATCGTTTCTCCAAGCTGCTCAGAGATGACCGTAATGCCGAGTATCTGCGGGCCAAAGGCAAGATCATTTTCGATAACAGCGAAAGTGGCGTGGCCGGTATCCGCCAGCAGCTGCTGAATCTCGAAGCACGGATGGTTGATGAGCGGGCCTTGTATATCGGTCTGACTGCCGAACCAATGCCACTTGCGGCGATTAGTGCAAGGTTCCCTGATTTACATGGCGCTTATGCCGCCCTGTTTGACTATCTGCAACACAAGAAAACATTGCCGAGCCTGGTGGCCTGGGGCGATAGCTATTGCGCCCTGGTACAGCGGGTGCTGGATGCCTACGAAGCGGCGCTAAGCGAGATACCAACCAATGCGGTGTTGGCGCTCGAGCACAAACAGTTGATGCGCATTGGCCTGTGCCGCCAGGATGAGTGGCAACGCCTAAGCCCGCTGCACCCCTTGGTACTTGCCTATCACCTGCAATTGGTGGCCGAAATAAAAGCCGATCGCGATGAAGATGGCGTCAGCTCTTTTGCCGAATTGCCAGAGGTGACCCGCGAGCGCCTGGTTGCATCTGGCTTGCTGCCTTTCGTCTATGACAATGACTCTGGCTACGCTCATCTGCTGCCGGTGCGGGAGAACAGCTTCTGGCTCGACGTGGTGCCACAAAAGCAGGAGAGCTACAGCTACATCAAGCGTCTGGTGCGCGACAAACTGGCCGAGTTTACCCAGGCCTATTCTCGTCTGTTCAGTGCCGGGGCCAAGAGCACCCTGATCGTCAATGCCATCAATCAGGCGAGTGCGGCAGAGCTCTTCCTCGGTTTGATCGAACACTTCAAGCTGCACAAAGAGCAGGCGATCGCCATTCATGTGAACTTCTACGATGAGCGGTTGCAATTCAATGACTTCGACCGCTTTGCTGAAACGGCCGCTTATGACGAGCTGAAAGCCTGGCTTGGCTTGAACACCACTGCGCTGCGTGCTGAGGCCGATATGCTGATCGACCTGATCCGCAGCCGTCTGACCTACAGCAAGTTCACCCTGCCCAACGAGCGTGAGCAGTTTGCCTATGCCCACCTGGCGTTTTTCCGCAACCAGGAGCCGGTAGAGTGCCATCCCATCAATACCGATGAAGCTCTGAGTGGTGTGCTGTGTGATGGCTTGATCGCCGGGGAAGCGGCCGAAACTAAAGGGGCGGCCTATTTCACCGCCTTTGGTTTGCGTGGCGTGCCCTATCAAGGGGTGCAGTCGCTGCGGGTGGCCCGCCTGCTGGGCAACCTGTGGCAACCGGCCAGCCAAAGCAATGCCCAGTATCTGGCAACCAGCCTGGGGCTGGCGGTCAGTGCCGATTTCAAGGCACTGCTGACCCGCTCTTATGACAGCGCACTGTGGACCACCATCATCGATCCTAAGGTGACCCTCGATTTCTTCACCAGTCAGCAGGATGTGGTGCTGATCCACTACTCGGATCAATACACCAGTGCGGCCGGTTATGACGCCATCACGGTAACCAAGCAGGTAGACCTCTTTAAACGCTTGCTGCAAAAAGAGGGACACGGACAAGGGGAGACGCTGCTCTCCGAATTCAATGCCTTCAACGGCGAGTGGCTGCTCAAGATGCTCACGGCCAACGACAAGGAGCGCAAAGAGAAGAACGGCATCATCGGTGCTTACAAGTTTGTCTCGGCCTTGTTGCGGCAATCCGATATCTGCTGGGTCCCCCTCTCCGTGGCCGAGATGATCCGCGTCTCCGGCAATGTTGGCCTCAAGATGAGCGACAGCGAGTTCTCCCGTCAGGTGCATGGGTATCGCAAAGGGGCAATTTCCGATGACGTGCTCTTTGTCGGCTTCAAGGGCAAGCAACTCTATCTGTTGCCTCTGGAGGTCAAGACCGGTGTCAGACCTGACTTTGCCTATGCCGGGCAACAGGCGCTGGAGCTTAAACGTTACCTGATGGAAGAGGTGCTTGGCCCCAACACTCTGGCTGCGCGGCTCTACCGTGGTCTCTTTATTCGCCAGGTGCTGATGCAGGTCGACAAGCTGTGCCTCTATCAGGTGATGCAGCCGGCACAGCTTGCACCGCTATTGACCGAGCGGGAGTGGTGGCTCAAAGGGGAATATACCTTGGCCAGCGTGCCCGACTATCCCGAAGGTTTTGTGGTCGCCCATATCGAAAACGACAGCTTCTTTGTTCCTCACTACCAGATGACCGAGCGGGGGGTATTGCAGGTTGAACTGCCCTACGCCTTGCTGGGTAGCCTAATTCAGGCCTGTAGCGCCCCTGCGCTTGATGAGCTGGTGACCCTGTGCCATGTAGACAAACAATATCTGCTGGGGCCCAGAGAAGAGGTGGCTAAGCCTGAATCCGGCTCTCAACCGCAGCCAACAGAAGGGGGCAATCAGGCGGTGGATATGGCGCCATTGGCACCGGCCACTGATACCCAAAACACCGACCCGGTTACCCCAGTAGCGGTGGAAACGGGACTGACCGGCGAGCCGACAGAGCACATGCGTATCCTGTTTGGCCACGAGGCGCTTCGGCACACACCGCTCTACTGGGAGCCCACCAATACTGCCCGTTTTATGAATACCAATACCGGCATCATAGGCACCATGGGCACCGGCAAAACCCAGTTTACCAAATCGCTGATCACCCAGCTGATGCGCCAGCAAGACAACAACGTCGAGGGGGCACGGATCGGTCTGCTGATCTTCGATTACAAATCCGATTATGTGGATGATGCTTTTAGCGAGGCCAACCAGAGCAAGCGGCTGCGGTTGTATCGCCTGCCGTACAATCCGCTCTCGCTCTATGGCGAGATGCCGATGCTGCCGGTGCATACCGCGACCGGGTTTGCCGAGACCCTGGCTAAAGCCTTTGGCCTCGGGCCCAAGCAACAGCTACGGCTGCGCAAGTTGATCCTCGATGCCTATGAGCTGGCGGGGATCAGCAGAGCTGACGCCAGCACCTGGTCAAGGCCTGCACCTACCTTGGCCCAAGTATGGGATCTCTATCTCGAGCAGGAGAAGGTGGAGGAGGACTCCCTCTACGCGGCGCTCGACTCGCTGGTCACTTACGAGATCTTCGAAACCATGCCGGATAAGGTGAGCTCCCTGTATGAACTGCTCGATGGGGTGACGGTGATCGAGCTGGCTGGCTACTCACCTCAGATCCAGAACCTGGTGGTAGCCCTGACGCTGGATCTCTTCTATTCGCAGATGCAAAAACGCGGCAAGCCACAAGTAAAAGGGGACTATCGCCAGATCACCAAGATGATCCTGGTCGACGAGGCCGACAACTTCATGTCGCAGGATTTCCCCAGCCTGCGCAAGATCCTGAAAGAGGGACGCGAGTATGGGGTAGGGGTGATCCTCTCAACCCAGGACTTGAATCACTTTAAAACCGGGGAAAACAACTACGGCTCTTATATTTTGACCTGGGTGGTGCATCGCGTTGCCGAGATCAAGAATGCCGATATCAAGGCCATCTTTAATAAAGATGATAAGACCGAGCAAGAACAATTAATGGAAACCATCCGCAAGCTAGATAAACACTTTAGTCTCTATATCGATGGAGATAAAAAGGTTTCTATGATGCGGGATAGAGCGTTTTGGGAAATAATTAATAATTAA
- the dptG gene encoding DNA phosphorothioation-dependent restriction protein DptG yields the protein MSLYPIPVGLAPVDKNKLTNYWPIRNKGNEFDWDTVTGVVLGLSLRKQVTAYEFEQFKEECKARFVGKLDDPDFWQVLERAYFSNDSLFHISPLFLLFKAKGKKIGQADLSAPDTRLCKLFAGLLGDFFLEDALDDKLNFVEQELLSVLQGRLQSGSLVKNEDEQPYLPFLNTVFREDIRFLAAHPQYLLQALPGTLKLYAFAYCAQLALNVTDWQHEPQSKPLYFILDSEKASSERTSVKRSGYKLLAAASERVFPLLSALDVLQLPGDAKKRPLWQVYHDATQYADQTQLLEDLNNYLQAFREKRGLRPERPLTNSVAEAFEQLKELALEQFRDANTSRGGVNKKYVKELEEKLLSDFIQARGAAGRTLVLNQDQLLLLTNLTIGKADKLRLHDLRKGFEQRGFYLDNQSLQQLVSFYERMGNVERMSDSGDAVYVRKTL from the coding sequence ATGTCTCTGTATCCAATTCCTGTCGGATTAGCTCCGGTTGATAAAAACAAGCTCACCAACTACTGGCCCATTCGTAACAAAGGCAATGAGTTTGACTGGGATACCGTGACCGGTGTCGTGCTGGGGCTTTCTTTGCGCAAGCAGGTGACTGCCTATGAATTTGAGCAATTTAAGGAGGAGTGCAAAGCCCGGTTTGTCGGCAAGCTCGACGATCCTGATTTTTGGCAGGTGCTTGAGCGAGCCTATTTTTCAAATGACTCACTCTTTCACATTTCACCGCTGTTCCTGTTGTTTAAGGCCAAAGGGAAGAAGATCGGACAAGCCGATCTCAGCGCACCAGATACGCGGTTGTGCAAATTGTTTGCAGGTCTGTTGGGGGATTTCTTCCTTGAAGATGCGCTCGACGACAAGCTCAACTTTGTCGAGCAAGAACTGTTGTCCGTTTTGCAAGGCAGGCTGCAAAGCGGCAGCCTGGTAAAAAATGAGGATGAGCAACCTTATCTGCCTTTTTTGAATACCGTATTTCGTGAAGATATTCGCTTTTTGGCTGCACATCCCCAATACCTGCTGCAAGCCTTGCCTGGCACACTCAAGCTGTATGCCTTTGCTTACTGTGCTCAGCTGGCTCTGAATGTGACCGACTGGCAACATGAGCCCCAAAGCAAACCCCTCTACTTTATCCTCGATTCGGAAAAGGCCAGCTCGGAACGTACTTCGGTAAAACGTTCTGGCTACAAGCTGCTGGCGGCTGCCAGCGAGCGGGTTTTCCCGCTGCTTTCCGCCCTTGACGTGCTCCAGTTGCCAGGGGATGCCAAGAAAAGACCGCTTTGGCAGGTTTATCACGATGCCACGCAATATGCTGACCAGACTCAGTTGCTGGAAGATTTGAACAACTATCTGCAGGCCTTTAGAGAGAAGCGTGGGTTACGGCCTGAGCGCCCTCTCACAAACAGCGTGGCAGAAGCCTTTGAGCAGCTCAAAGAGTTGGCTCTGGAGCAATTCCGTGATGCCAATACCTCCCGTGGTGGCGTGAACAAGAAATATGTCAAAGAGCTGGAGGAGAAGCTGCTCAGTGATTTTATTCAGGCACGGGGGGCCGCTGGCCGCACCCTGGTGCTGAATCAGGATCAGCTGTTGCTGTTGACCAATCTCACCATCGGCAAGGCCGACAAGCTGCGCCTGCACGATCTGCGTAAAGGCTTCGAGCAGCGCGGTTTTTATCTTGATAACCAGTCATTGCAGCAACTGGTCAGCTTCTATGAGCGCATGGGCAATGTAGAACGAATGAGTGATAGTGGAGACGCCGTATATGTCCGCAAGACCCTTTGA
- the dptF gene encoding DNA phosphorothioation-dependent restriction protein DptF, which yields MSSIPLRKALGVLAKSSSFSVKTTTQRQRDLFDDLKDYLYVTPEIEDDFEKCLRSLQPGECVFLCGSSGDGKSEILSRSYDQYKNRYTFHLDATHSFSPHQSAIDALNELFDRAGDGTQPLVVGINIGMLANFAKEGAERHSELRGVIERFLDSGERTQGAYHFLDFESYPKFRFNDDAGSYSSFMRQLLKRLTQPTDDNLFHAIALADEQRQRDMRLIANFRLLANEHVQEIIITTLFKTRLIKDQFITTRALLDLLHQLLAGEHYLFDNLFLAKDSELSLRLADFDPALIHTQAVDQFVLRYELNLPDEALDAFMVELAKQGLIFNEPRDKAGQAASLLRLFYLLKDCELGNNYHHQFKVDFEEQVLEHYAAVWLQHSQYLGEGGSQLALRNFYVKALIPAIFVYANRNAPELSKRELSLGQFGQCHVAAPVELKADYGAIQRQHVEKHDHFSAYLKVDEQPLAPMAINLNLFELICKLNNGYRPNKYDKNAIVLLDEMVEQIRAVAKKSPVLHYYEGDQHYRLGLDDGMITVEGTR from the coding sequence GTGAGCTCAATCCCCCTTCGCAAGGCCCTCGGGGTCTTGGCTAAATCTTCTTCCTTCTCGGTCAAGACGACAACACAACGTCAGAGAGATCTGTTTGATGACCTCAAGGATTATCTCTACGTTACACCCGAAATCGAGGATGATTTTGAGAAGTGCCTCCGTTCATTGCAGCCTGGTGAGTGTGTGTTTTTATGCGGCAGTAGTGGTGATGGCAAATCTGAAATATTGTCACGTAGCTATGACCAATATAAAAACAGATATACCTTCCATCTGGATGCAACCCATAGCTTTTCGCCTCATCAATCAGCAATCGATGCGCTAAACGAACTCTTTGATCGTGCAGGAGACGGGACTCAACCCCTGGTGGTTGGTATCAATATCGGTATGCTGGCCAACTTTGCCAAAGAAGGGGCTGAGCGGCACAGTGAGTTGCGTGGCGTGATCGAGCGTTTTTTGGATAGTGGCGAGAGAACGCAAGGGGCATATCACTTTCTGGATTTCGAGTCCTATCCAAAATTTCGTTTTAATGATGACGCTGGCAGCTATTCAAGCTTTATGCGTCAACTGCTCAAGCGGTTAACTCAGCCAACCGATGACAATCTGTTTCATGCTATTGCCCTTGCAGATGAGCAACGCCAACGCGACATGCGCCTCATCGCCAATTTCAGGCTGTTGGCCAATGAGCACGTGCAAGAGATTATCATTACCACTCTGTTCAAAACCCGTTTGATCAAGGATCAATTCATTACGACTCGCGCCTTGCTGGATCTGTTGCATCAGCTTCTGGCCGGGGAGCATTACCTTTTTGACAACCTGTTTCTTGCTAAAGACAGCGAGCTAAGCCTGCGTCTTGCTGACTTTGATCCTGCCTTGATTCATACCCAAGCGGTAGACCAGTTTGTGCTGCGTTATGAGCTGAATCTACCGGATGAGGCGCTGGATGCTTTTATGGTAGAGCTGGCAAAACAGGGACTCATATTCAACGAGCCTCGTGATAAAGCGGGTCAAGCCGCATCCCTTCTGCGCCTTTTTTATCTGCTTAAGGACTGTGAGCTTGGCAATAACTACCACCACCAATTCAAAGTCGATTTTGAAGAGCAGGTACTTGAACACTATGCCGCCGTCTGGCTGCAGCATAGCCAGTATCTTGGGGAGGGTGGAAGCCAACTGGCATTGCGCAATTTCTATGTGAAAGCGCTGATCCCGGCCATTTTTGTTTATGCCAACCGCAATGCCCCTGAGTTGTCAAAGCGAGAGCTTTCTCTTGGTCAATTTGGCCAGTGTCATGTCGCGGCACCTGTCGAGCTGAAAGCTGATTACGGCGCAATTCAGCGTCAGCATGTCGAGAAACACGATCATTTCAGCGCCTATCTGAAGGTTGATGAGCAGCCCTTGGCTCCGATGGCAATTAACCTCAATCTGTTTGAGCTGATCTGCAAGCTCAACAATGGCTATCGGCCAAACAAGTACGACAAGAATGCCATTGTGTTGCTCGATGAGATGGTTGAGCAAATCCGCGCTGTCGCCAAAAAGAGCCCTGTTCTTCACTATTACGAAGGTGATCAGCATTACCGTCTTGGTTTGGATGACGGCATGATCACTGTAGAAGGAACCAGATAG